A genomic stretch from Acidobacteriota bacterium includes:
- a CDS encoding MoxR family ATPase, whose product MQTTHAVELIAKVRENLCRVIIGKQKQIDYVLAALISGGHLLLEDIPGVGKTTLVKALAASVGGKVSRIQFTPDLLPTDIVGGSIYNQKDGQFHFNPGPLFANVILADEINRASPRTQSALLEAMGEKQISIDGKSIRLEPPFVVIATQNPVDSHGTYPLPEAQLDRFCMQLSLGYPTTSELKSIMLGDGGTAKLDELTPAMSLEELLLIQALANKVEIENSVADYLLALVDATRSHQAVKFGVSPRGAIAFLATVRALAFMNGRLYVLPDDLKKLAVPVLAHRLVLDMKSKYAGIHKDTVITEILSTVRVPR is encoded by the coding sequence TTGCAAACCACACACGCTGTTGAGTTAATTGCCAAAGTCCGTGAGAACCTATGCCGGGTCATCATTGGAAAACAAAAGCAGATTGATTATGTGCTGGCGGCTTTAATCAGCGGTGGGCATCTGCTGTTGGAAGATATTCCTGGCGTTGGGAAAACCACCCTGGTCAAGGCACTGGCGGCTTCCGTCGGCGGCAAGGTCAGTCGTATTCAATTTACCCCAGATTTATTGCCGACCGACATTGTTGGCGGTTCGATTTATAACCAGAAAGACGGTCAGTTTCACTTCAACCCGGGGCCGTTATTTGCCAATGTGATACTGGCTGACGAAATCAACCGGGCTTCACCACGCACCCAATCTGCCTTGCTTGAAGCCATGGGGGAAAAACAAATTTCGATTGATGGAAAATCAATTCGATTAGAACCCCCGTTTGTGGTGATTGCCACCCAAAATCCGGTTGATTCGCATGGAACCTATCCACTTCCAGAAGCCCAGCTTGACCGGTTTTGTATGCAATTGTCGCTCGGCTACCCAACCACCAGCGAACTCAAATCCATCATGCTGGGAGACGGCGGAACGGCAAAACTGGATGAATTGACACCGGCCATGTCGCTTGAGGAACTGCTCCTGATTCAAGCACTTGCGAATAAGGTCGAGATTGAAAACTCCGTCGCTGATTATTTGCTGGCCCTGGTGGATGCCACCCGGTCGCATCAGGCGGTCAAGTTCGGAGTTTCCCCACGCGGTGCCATTGCCTTCCTGGCGACTGTCCGGGCACTGGCATTTATGAACGGTCGTCTTTACGTTTTGCCTGATGATTTGAAAAAGCTGGCAGTCCCAGTCCTGGCTCACCGGCTGGTGCTGGATATGAAGTCAAAATATGCAGGCATCCACAAAGACACGGTCATCACTGAAATTCTGAGTACCGTGCGAGTTCCACGATGA